In the genome of Salmo trutta chromosome 39, fSalTru1.1, whole genome shotgun sequence, the window TCAGAATGACAGAATTCACAATAGCAACAGACTGGGTCACAACTTATGGAGGTCTAACTTATGAAGGGAACTTATAGTTAGAATCTGTGCTCACCATGAGAAACAGATGtcccaatcttctcctcctcttcttcatctttaatgttgacgttcagctccagtgtttgactgcagtcttccagcttcactgatgccatctctggatcctgcagtgcaaactgggctccactgtcacaatcaggacccagtgactgtaggtttggactcagtgtggaagaagagaggcaggctgggtctgtcctcactgttgatgttaccGGCCTCAGACTTGACC includes:
- the LOC115179502 gene encoding uncharacterized protein LOC115179502 isoform X11 translates to MASVKLEDCSQTLELNVNIKDEEEEEKIGKSLSHGRLRSSLRPVTSTVRTDPACLSSSTLSPNLQSLGPDCDSGAQFALQDPEMASVKLEDCSQTLELNVNIKDEEEEEKIGTSVSHGRLELSLSGNINSEDKPSLPLSFHTESKPTVTGS